The following are encoded in a window of Mycobacteroides chelonae CCUG 47445 genomic DNA:
- a CDS encoding exonuclease domain-containing protein has protein sequence MDLIVVDLETTGLDTDVHSILEVAAVNVATGQELYFVPYIKPDQMMLADPEALRINRYYERGVFRKMLKSPADNVQAYRELFDMLKDNRLGGANPRFDADMLVRAAGYAESWHYRLADVCAYVSGALGFDPSDIRGLHDVCVSLSVDTGAEHSALDDARATAACFRAAALGPRSR, from the coding sequence ATGGACCTGATCGTGGTGGACCTAGAGACCACAGGTCTTGACACCGATGTTCACTCGATTCTGGAGGTGGCGGCGGTCAACGTCGCCACCGGCCAGGAACTCTACTTTGTGCCCTACATCAAGCCTGATCAGATGATGTTGGCCGACCCGGAAGCGTTGCGTATCAACAGGTATTACGAGCGCGGCGTGTTCCGCAAGATGCTCAAAAGTCCGGCCGACAACGTCCAAGCCTATCGCGAGCTGTTCGACATGCTGAAAGACAACAGGCTCGGCGGCGCTAACCCGCGGTTCGACGCCGACATGCTGGTCAGGGCGGCGGGCTACGCGGAGTCTTGGCACTACCGACTGGCCGATGTGTGCGCGTACGTCAGTGGCGCTCTGGGATTCGACCCGAGCGACATTCGCGGCCTGCACGACGTGTGTGTATCACTCTCGGTGGACACCGGCGCTGAGCACAGCGCCCTAGACGACGCCAGGGCGACCGCAGCATGCTTCCGGGCCGCCGCACTGGGACCACGGAGTCGATGA
- a CDS encoding SPFH domain-containing protein, whose protein sequence is MSWQMWTFIVLAFIAVPIIGVGLWMLRKSGSVGPKPEKDGPNDYDYTYKLRDWGNQADRVAENRGTSKMTIIVGTAILALATIILAFGCFTIVATRSVGIVTTFGKPSGATLQNGLHIKAPWSNVTEMDGAIQNDVFNGDHRVKIRLGNNSTADADVNVRWQIKADAADVLFVQYKTFDNVKSNLVTRSLQSAMNETFASFDPLTPKNATNGADLGTLSREVQKRLNDKISAQIEVLEVNVPIIDYDQQTEDKINQFNAEKANTAVAEQAKQTAQAQADANKILASSVSNDPNVIIMYCIQKSLEKGQPTAGCWPINGAIPTVPVR, encoded by the coding sequence ATGAGCTGGCAGATGTGGACATTCATTGTCCTGGCGTTTATCGCGGTCCCGATCATCGGGGTCGGTCTGTGGATGCTGCGCAAGTCCGGCAGCGTCGGTCCCAAGCCTGAGAAGGATGGGCCCAATGACTATGACTACACGTACAAGCTGCGCGACTGGGGGAACCAAGCCGATCGCGTAGCCGAGAACCGCGGCACCTCGAAGATGACGATCATCGTCGGCACCGCCATTCTCGCGCTAGCGACGATCATCCTGGCTTTCGGATGCTTCACCATCGTTGCGACGCGCAGCGTCGGCATCGTGACCACGTTCGGAAAGCCTTCCGGGGCAACGCTCCAGAATGGGCTACACATCAAGGCACCCTGGTCGAACGTCACTGAGATGGATGGCGCGATTCAAAACGACGTGTTCAACGGTGACCACCGCGTGAAGATCCGCCTCGGCAACAACTCCACCGCTGACGCTGATGTCAACGTGCGCTGGCAGATCAAGGCTGACGCAGCCGATGTGCTCTTCGTCCAGTACAAGACGTTCGACAACGTGAAGTCCAACCTCGTCACTCGCTCACTCCAGTCCGCCATGAATGAGACCTTCGCGTCATTTGATCCTCTGACGCCCAAGAATGCCACCAATGGCGCTGACCTGGGCACTTTGTCGCGGGAAGTCCAGAAACGTCTGAACGACAAGATCAGCGCGCAAATCGAGGTGCTTGAGGTCAACGTGCCGATCATCGACTACGACCAGCAGACCGAAGACAAGATCAACCAGTTCAACGCCGAGAAGGCCAACACGGCAGTGGCAGAACAGGCCAAGCAGACGGCACAGGCGCAGGCCGACGCCAACAAGATCCTGGCGTCGTCGGTGTCCAACGATCCGAACGTCATCATCATGTACTGCATCCAGAAGTCGCTGGAGAAGGGGCAGCCCACCGCTGGCTGCTGGCCGATCAACGGCGCCATACCGACCGTGCCCGTCCGATGA
- a CDS encoding nucleoside triphosphate pyrophosphohydrolase family protein, whose protein sequence is MITLDEYQRRAAETAIYPDAGDADSANGLAYVALGLAGEAGEIANKAKKVLRDDAGVITDEARMRIIFELGDVLWYVAQTATQLGADLESIAGINIAKLASRTERGTLQGSGDSR, encoded by the coding sequence ATGATCACCCTTGACGAGTACCAGCGCCGAGCGGCTGAAACGGCCATCTACCCGGATGCTGGAGACGCGGACAGCGCCAACGGATTGGCCTATGTCGCGCTGGGTCTCGCTGGCGAGGCCGGTGAGATCGCGAACAAGGCCAAGAAAGTGCTACGCGACGACGCTGGCGTGATCACCGATGAGGCGCGGATGCGCATCATCTTCGAGCTGGGCGATGTGCTCTGGTATGTCGCCCAGACGGCGACCCAGCTCGGCGCTGATCTTGAGTCGATCGCGGGCATCAACATTGCCAAACTGGCCTCACGGACTGAGCGTGGCACGCTGCAAGGGTCCGGTGATTCGCGATGA
- a CDS encoding bifunctional DNA primase/polymerase, which translates to MFTYSTCVTCNTIMIVTDHDQRQHPECAENAPAPTLTRVEQLTEKLRATVHVGDQHELEARIEAELKTIDEQPPALGLSALFYATEYGWPVFPLEVGGKRPAIAKKDGGNGFKDATTDPERIKKFWTKHPLCNIGIPTGIHFDVIDVDVPDGWLSLRDMLNEDRVPDVHGRVATSSGGVHLLIEPTGDGNSARIAPGIDYRGAGGYVVAPPSRIDPQHRWSWTVKPSPKVKGERNNE; encoded by the coding sequence ATGTTCACCTATTCCACATGCGTCACGTGCAACACGATCATGATCGTTACAGACCACGACCAGCGTCAGCACCCGGAGTGTGCAGAGAACGCGCCAGCACCAACCCTGACGCGTGTGGAACAGTTGACCGAAAAGCTGCGCGCGACGGTCCATGTGGGCGACCAGCATGAGCTGGAGGCGCGAATAGAGGCTGAGCTGAAAACAATCGATGAGCAGCCTCCAGCGCTGGGGCTTTCGGCGCTTTTCTACGCCACCGAGTACGGCTGGCCCGTGTTCCCACTGGAGGTGGGCGGGAAGCGGCCAGCGATCGCGAAAAAAGACGGCGGGAACGGTTTCAAGGATGCGACGACCGACCCTGAGCGCATCAAGAAGTTCTGGACCAAACACCCGCTATGCAACATCGGCATACCGACCGGCATCCACTTCGATGTGATCGATGTAGACGTGCCTGATGGTTGGTTGTCGTTGCGCGACATGCTTAATGAGGATCGCGTACCGGATGTTCATGGCCGCGTGGCCACCTCATCTGGTGGCGTGCACCTACTCATCGAACCCACTGGCGACGGCAACTCAGCACGCATCGCACCCGGTATCGACTACCGCGGCGCGGGTGGCTATGTCGTCGCGCCACCCTCACGAATAGACCCCCAGCACCGCTGGTCGTGGACGGTCAAGCCGTCACCGAAAGTAAAGGGAGAGAGAAACAATGAATGA